The Magnetospirillum sp. XM-1 genomic interval CATCGCCTATCCGGTGCTGACCCCCAACCTGCAGGGCCTCGAGGCGGCGCTGGCCGCCAAGGTCGAGGAAGTGGCGGTGTTCGCCGCCGCGTCCGAAACCTTCTCGCAAAGGAACATCAACTGCTCCATCGCCGAAAGCCTGGAGCGGTTCGCCCCACTGGCCGCCCGCGCCAAGGCCGAGGGATTGCGGGTGCGGGGCTATGTCTCCTGCGTGCTCGGCTGTCCCTACGAAGGCGCAATCGCCCCCGAGGCGGTGGCCGGGGTGGCGGATAAGCTGGCCGCCATGGGCTGCTACGAAATTTCCCTGGGCGACACGGTGGGCGTCGGCACCCCGGCCAAGGCCCAGGCCATGATCGATGCCGTGGCCGCCCACCTGCCCGTCGAGATGCTGGCCGCCCATTTCCACGACACCTACGGCCAGGCCCTGGCCAACCTGCTGGCGGTAATGGAACGCGGCGTGGCGGTGATGGATTCCTCGGTGGCCGGGCTGGGCGGCTGTCCCTACGCCAGGGGCGCGGCCGGCAACGTGGCCAGCGAGGATCTGGTCTACATGCTGAACGGCATGGGCATCCACACAGGCATCGATCTGGACCGGCTGATCGAGGCGGGACGCTTCATCTGTTCGGCCCTGGACCGGCCCACCGGCTCGAAGGTGGCCCGCGCCCGCGGGTGATTTCAGGAGAACTGGCGGAAAGTATGGCCCTGTGATAGCATCAAGCCAGGATGAACCGTCATGGCCCGTACCAAGCCCATGTCCACGGATTTCTGGGTTGACGCGCTGAGTGTCGGAGTCGACGAATTCGACCGCGCCCATCGCGAGCAACTGAACACCATCGGCGAGATAGAGGCCGCCCTCGGCCAAGGAGAGGGCGAGAGCGCCTGCGCCCTGTTGGACCGCCTGCTGCGGCACCTCGTCAGCCATCAGGCCGAGGAGATGGAGCTGCTGGTCCGCACCGACTATCCCGGCATCGACCACATCCGCGAGGTTCAAACCGCCAATCTGGCCCGCCTCGAACGGCTGAGGGAGATGGTGAAGGCCGGCACCAACCTGTCGGACGCCCGGCGCATCGCCACCGAGATGCGCATGGCCTTCGTCGACTACCTGCTGAAGGGCGACATCAACTTCAAAAGCCATCTCGACATGGCCGGAATCGCCTATCGCTGAAGCAATCGCTGGCCCTTGGCGGCCGGTTGCGATGAAATGGGCCGCCTCCCCGTTCAGGAAAGCCCATGACCACCCTCCTCGGCACCTATGATCATTACGGCTACGCCGCCATCGCCCTGCTGGGCACCTTTCTCGGCGCCTGGTTCCTGCTGTGGGTGACGCTGCGCTCGCCCTGGGCCGAGCGGATCCGCCTGTGGCGCGGGGTGTCGCCGCCCTTCCTGGGCGTCGTGGGCGTGCTGTTCGCCCTGACCCTGGCCTTTCTCGCCAACGACACCTGGAACGCCCATGACCGGGCGCTGAACGCCGTCTATCAGGAAGCCGACGGCCTGCGCAGCATCGACGCCCTGGCCGAGCACCTGCCGCCTCCGGTCAAGGCCGGCCTGGTGAGCGCGGTGCGCGACTATGCCTGCATCACGGTGAACGAGGAATGGCCGCTGCTGGCCCGGCGCCAGAGCAGCCGCCTGGCGGCCGAACAGTTGGACGGCCTGCTGGCCCTGCTGTCGGGGCCGGGAATCTCCGGGGCCGCCCCGCCCGGGGTCCACAGCCTGATGCTGGCTCAGGCCACCCAGGTGCGGACGGCGCGGGGCGCGCGCATCGCCCTGTCCCAGACCCACGTGAATCCGCTGAAATGGCTGGGAATGGCCTTTCTCGGCTTCCTCACCATGATTTCCATCGCCATGGTCCATGTGGACCAGGCCCGCGCCGAAATCCTGGCCATGGCGATCTTCGCCGCGGCGGCAGCGCCCACGGCGGCCATCGTGCTGGTGCAGGGCAATCCGTTCCAGCCGCCCACCATGGTCCATGCCGGTCCGATCAAGGCCCTGACCGGACCTCAGTCCTGCGGCAGCGCGGGAGCCCGGTGAAAGAAGTCGGGATCGGCGAGCGTCGATGCCGAGACGGTGATCATGGTCTTGGGCTGGGCCTTGTTGAACAGACGGGCGTGCATGATGCCGTCCACGTGCTCGAAGATCTTTTCGACCACCCAAATGCTCTTCTTGGTGTCGTGGGTCTTGATGAACATGTCGCCGACCTGTGCATCAACGGACTTGCGCTTGAACATTCCTACTCCCGCCGAATTCACCTTAGATGAGATGATCATCGCGCCGGGTCCGAAAACAGCCCCGACAGGACAGAGGTTATATGACACGGAGGCGGACGGGAAGCCGTGTCGTGAGATTTGTGCCATGCGGAATAGATTCTGATGACCAGCCACAGCGCCATCGTATTGATTGACTGCGAGAATCTGACCGGCACCCGACGGTTGGAAGCCCTTGGCCGTTGGGCGGGAGCCGGGCGCATCGAGCTGTTCGGGCGCGAGGCGGCCATGGCGCCGTGGCGGGCCGCCCTGGCGCGGCGGGGATTGCCTGCGGCTGCGGAAACGCCGGTTCCCGACGACGCCCCCTCCCAGGCCGCCGACCAGGCCATCGCGCGGGCCGTCCGCCTCATGACGACCCCGCCGCCGGCCGGGCCGGTGGTGATCGCCTCCAACGACAGGGGCTTCGCCGCCGACATCGCCCATCTGACGGCCATGGGCATCGCCGCCCGCCAGGATTTCGACCTGGACGACGGTGGATTGCTGCGTCTGGTGGTGGTGGAGATCGCCGGAGCGGGGGGCTGGGCCGCCGCCGGCGGCGTCGGCGATCATCTGATCCGCCGCTTCGGCCTTGATATCCGGGGCCGGCTGCCGTCGCTCGCGACCCGTGCCGGCCTGTCCCTCAAACGGGACCGGACGGGCCTGTGGCTGTCCCTGGGACAGCCCTAGCCGTCAGATGGCCGAGGGAATGCCGGCCTGGGTGCCTTCCTTGGCCAGTTCGCGCTCGACCCGGGCGGCATGCCGCCAGGCGCTGATGGAAATGCCGAGGCCCACGATGGTCAGCACGCCGATGGCGGCCATCACGATGTCCATGGTCGAAGCAATCATCGTTCTCTCCTTGGCCGCAAGCATGGCGCGGCCGTCCCTTGCCATCTACGCCTCTTCTCGCAAGTGCGAAAGGAGTTCGAAGGCAGCCATGCGCAAAGCTCATGCTTTGTGGCGGGAGAAAGGAATCATTCCGAGGCTTGCCATTGGGCCGGCGGCATCAGCGGCGAGGCAGCCGCACGGTCACCGTGGTGCCCGCCCCCGGCCGGCTGACCAGACAGAGCGAGCCGCCGTGAAGCTCGACGAAGGACTTGGCCAGCGGCAGCCCCAGCCCGGTGCCGGCATAGCGGCGCGACAGGCTGGATTCCACCTGGACGAAGGGCTGCAGCGCCCGTTCCAGGCTTTCGCCGTCCATGCCGATGCCGGTGTCGGCCACCTGGATGACCAGATCGTTGTCCGACAGGCGGGCGCTGAGCAGCACCTTGCCGCCGGCCGGGGTGAACTTGACGGCGTTGGACAGCAGGTTGAGCAGCACCTGCTTGATGCGCAGGGGATCGAGCATCACCTCCCCCACATCCGGGGCGGCGAGGCATTCGAGCTGCACCTCGGCCTGGGCGGCGCGCTCGGCCATCAGACGGATGGCGGCGTCGAGCAGCTGGGCGATGCCGGTCGGCCGGGAACTGAGCTCGAACCGCCCCACCTCCACCTTGGCCAGATCGAGGATGTCGTTGATGATGCTGAGCAGATGGTTGCCCGATTCCCAGACGGCCGAGACGTACTCTTCGTAGCGGGCATTGCCCACGGGGCCGAAGATCTCCGAGCGCATCACGTCGGAAAAACCGATGATGGCGTTGAGCGGCGTCCTCAGTTCGTGGCTCATATTGGCGAGGAACTCGCTCTTGCAGCGGTTGGCCTCCTCGGCCTGGCGCCGCGCCAGATCCAGTTCGGCGGTCCGCTCGGCCACCCGCTGTTCGAGGCGCTCGTTGGCGTCCTTCAGGGCGCGCTGGTAGGCGTGGCGCTCGGTGACGTCGCCGATGGAGCCCACCATGCGGGTCGCCACCCCTTCGGCGTCGCGCACCGCCAGGCCGCGCGCCAGCATCCAGCGCCACTGCCCCTGGCGGTCGCTGACCCGGTATTCGCATTCGAAATGGGCGTCGAAGCCCTTCAAGTGGCGCACCAGGGTCGACTGGTAGCGGTCGCGGTCCTCGGGATGGACCAGCTTCAGCCATTCGTGCGAGGTGGTGCGCAGCGTCTCGCTCTCGAAGCCGAGGATCGAGAGCAGGCGGGCCGACAGATACAGTTCCTTGGTGATGGGGTTCCAGTCCCACAGCCCCTCGTTGGGGCCGCGCATGGCCAGGGCATAGCGCTCCTCGCTTTCGCGGAGGGCGCGGGTGGCGGCGAACAGCGCCCCCTGGGTCCGCTTGGCCTCGCGCTGGGCGGCCTCCAGCGCCTTGATGCGCGCCCGCAGCCGCGCCACGGATTCACTGCGCAGCAATTCCCGGCCGGGCGTCACGCCGCGTGGCCCCTTGACTGGCAAACCATCCTCCCAAAGCCCGCGACCTCGGTACTGTACCCCCGCCCCGCCCGCTGGAACAAGTTGAGCAAAAGGGCAATATCCCTTCCACGCAGACCATCCCCGGCCGATCGGCATTTGCCGTGGCCGGATTGCCGTCCTAACATGCGAAAAGCAGGAGGAACGTGCCATGGCAACCTTGCGCCTTCGCGACATGCTGCTGATCGGAGCCGGATTGGGCTTTCTCGCCTGGGCGGTGACGCCGCCGTCCTCGCTGTCCCTGGATGAATCGTGCAAGCCCACCAATGGTCCGCCGGCCATCAGCGCGACCCTGTTTCCCGGCACCTTCTGGGAAAAGCAGCTGATGGCGGTGCTGATCGAACGCGACGACCTTCTGGCCCGCCCGGCGCGCCGGGCCCGCATCGACGCCCAGATTCAGGCCGAGGCCTCGGCCATCGAGGGGCGCATGGACAGGCTGAACCGGGAACAGGGCCGGGTGGACGACCGCGCCGAGAAGGAGCGGCGCGACATGGCCGAGCAGAGCGCCCGGCTCAAGCGCATCGCCTGGCTGATGGGCTGCGAAGGGGAGATTCGCCAGAGGCTGGCCAATTAGGAAACCGCCCGGTGATCGGGGGGCTGAAACCTCCGACGCGCCGCAGGCGCGGAGGCAAGCGCAAGGCGCGCCGCGGCTTATGCCGCGAGAGCCAAGGGCCGGCACAGACGGCCCGCCCGGCGATTGAGGGGCTGAAGAACCTACTCGTGCTCGGGCTCGGGCCCAGCCTCGACGTCGATGGGCACGCCGGGCTGCAGCTTGGACGTGCGGATGGCCAACGCGCTCTTCACATGGCTGATGTTGGGCGCGGCGGTCAGCCGCGTGGTCAGGAAGCGCTGGTAGTCGTCCCAGTCGTGGGCCACCACTTTCAGCAGGAAGTCGGTCTCGCCGGCCAGCATGTGGCACTCGCGCACCTCGGGCCAGCCCTTGACCAGTTCCTCGAAGGATTTGAGATCGGCCTCGGCCTGGCTGTTCAGCCCCACATGGGCGAACACCGTGACGTTGAAGCCCAGCGCGCCGGGGTCGATTTCAGCATGGTAGCCCTTGACGTAACCGGCCTCCTCCAGCGCCCGCACCCGTCGCAGGCACGGCGGCGCGGAGATTCCCGCCCGCCGGGCCAGTTCGACATTGGTCATCCGGCCATCGGCCTGAAGGTCGGCCAGAATGCGCCGATCGATGCGGTCAAGCTTGACCCGCTGCATAAGGGAACTCCAAAAGAACTCTGGTTTGCGAAATTATATTACTCGGCCGCCGCCAGCAAGCCCAACGTTCTGTCGCGGCGACGATTTTCAGCCCTTGGCGGCAGCCGAGACGGCTGCTCGGCGCGTCACCGGCAAGACCACAGGGAAAGTGCAAGTTAATATCCTTCGCACGCGGGGGCATGGCGTTAGTTTTGTAATCATTCCATCTTGTGCGAGGTCGAGAACCAGACTAGATTTCTCGGCATCATTCGTCCCAAGCCCTATGATGGAGCTTCCATAATGTCCGACGCGATTGTGAATCCGACCTCTCTGGTGACCAAGGCCGCCCCCGATTTCACTGCCCCGGCCGTGATGCCCGACAACGAGATCAATCCGTCGTTCAACCTGAAGTCCTATCTGGCGGGCTCCTACGGCGTGGTGTTCTTCTACCCGCTGGACTTCACCTTCGTCTGCCCGTCGGAAATCCTGGCCCACGACCATCGCGTCAAGGCCTTCGCCGAGCGCAACACCAAGGTCATCGCCGTCAGCGTCGATTCCCACTTCACCCACCTGGCCTGGAAGAACACTCCGGTGGAAAAGGGCGGCCTGGGCAACGTCCAGTTCCCCATGGTGGCCGACCTGACCAAGAACATCGCCAAGTCCTTCGGCGTGCTGATCAATGATTCGGTGGCGCTGCGCGGCACCTTCATCATCGACAAGAACGGCGTCGTGCAGTCGGCCCACGTCAACAACCTGCCGCTGGGCCGCAACGTGGACGAGGCGCTGCGCCTGATCGACGCGCTGCAGTTCACCGAGGAGCATGGCGAGGTGTGCCCCGCCGGCTGGAACAAGGGCAAGGCCGGCATGAAGGCCAACCCGAACGGCGTCGCCGAGTACCTGGCCAAGCACGCTTCCGAGCTGTAGGCCTTTCGTCGAGTCCGAAGGGGCGCACCGCTTGCCAGCGGTGCGCCCCATCCTTATGCTGTAGCGCAACAACATCGTAACCAAACCGGGAAGCTGTCCATGGCGCACCACCACTCCAAGGTTCTGATTCTGGGCTCCGGGCCCGCCGGCTGCACCGCCGCCATCTATGCGGCGCGCGCCAATCTTGAACCCATGCTGGTGGCCGGCCTGCAGCCCGGCGGACAGCTGACCATCACCACCGACGTGGAAAACTTCCCCGGCTTCGCCGAGGCGGTCCAGGGCCCCTGGCTGATGGAGCAGATGCAGGCCCAGGCCGAGCATGTGGGCACCCGCTTCATGGACGACACCATCGTCTCGGTGGACCTTTCCAAGCG includes:
- a CDS encoding hydroxymethylglutaryl-CoA lyase yields the protein MRHPARVKIVEVGPRDGLQNEARPVPVAVKVELIDRLTETGLAAIESGSFVSPKWVPQMAATNEVMAAIKRRPGIAYPVLTPNLQGLEAALAAKVEEVAVFAAASETFSQRNINCSIAESLERFAPLAARAKAEGLRVRGYVSCVLGCPYEGAIAPEAVAGVADKLAAMGCYEISLGDTVGVGTPAKAQAMIDAVAAHLPVEMLAAHFHDTYGQALANLLAVMERGVAVMDSSVAGLGGCPYARGAAGNVASEDLVYMLNGMGIHTGIDLDRLIEAGRFICSALDRPTGSKVARARG
- a CDS encoding bacteriohemerythrin, with amino-acid sequence MARTKPMSTDFWVDALSVGVDEFDRAHREQLNTIGEIEAALGQGEGESACALLDRLLRHLVSHQAEEMELLVRTDYPGIDHIREVQTANLARLERLREMVKAGTNLSDARRIATEMRMAFVDYLLKGDINFKSHLDMAGIAYR
- a CDS encoding DUF4239 domain-containing protein; protein product: MTTLLGTYDHYGYAAIALLGTFLGAWFLLWVTLRSPWAERIRLWRGVSPPFLGVVGVLFALTLAFLANDTWNAHDRALNAVYQEADGLRSIDALAEHLPPPVKAGLVSAVRDYACITVNEEWPLLARRQSSRLAAEQLDGLLALLSGPGISGAAPPGVHSLMLAQATQVRTARGARIALSQTHVNPLKWLGMAFLGFLTMISIAMVHVDQARAEILAMAIFAAAAAPTAAIVLVQGNPFQPPTMVHAGPIKALTGPQSCGSAGAR
- a CDS encoding PAS domain-containing hybrid sensor histidine kinase/response regulator; protein product: MPVKGPRGVTPGRELLRSESVARLRARIKALEAAQREAKRTQGALFAATRALRESEERYALAMRGPNEGLWDWNPITKELYLSARLLSILGFESETLRTTSHEWLKLVHPEDRDRYQSTLVRHLKGFDAHFECEYRVSDRQGQWRWMLARGLAVRDAEGVATRMVGSIGDVTERHAYQRALKDANERLEQRVAERTAELDLARRQAEEANRCKSEFLANMSHELRTPLNAIIGFSDVMRSEIFGPVGNARYEEYVSAVWESGNHLLSIINDILDLAKVEVGRFELSSRPTGIAQLLDAAIRLMAERAAQAEVQLECLAAPDVGEVMLDPLRIKQVLLNLLSNAVKFTPAGGKVLLSARLSDNDLVIQVADTGIGMDGESLERALQPFVQVESSLSRRYAGTGLGLPLAKSFVELHGGSLCLVSRPGAGTTVTVRLPRR
- a CDS encoding Lrp/AsnC family transcriptional regulator → MQRVKLDRIDRRILADLQADGRMTNVELARRAGISAPPCLRRVRALEEAGYVKGYHAEIDPGALGFNVTVFAHVGLNSQAEADLKSFEELVKGWPEVRECHMLAGETDFLLKVVAHDWDDYQRFLTTRLTAAPNISHVKSALAIRTSKLQPGVPIDVEAGPEPEHE
- a CDS encoding peroxiredoxin — encoded protein: MSDAIVNPTSLVTKAAPDFTAPAVMPDNEINPSFNLKSYLAGSYGVVFFYPLDFTFVCPSEILAHDHRVKAFAERNTKVIAVSVDSHFTHLAWKNTPVEKGGLGNVQFPMVADLTKNIAKSFGVLINDSVALRGTFIIDKNGVVQSAHVNNLPLGRNVDEALRLIDALQFTEEHGEVCPAGWNKGKAGMKANPNGVAEYLAKHASEL